One Anoplopoma fimbria isolate UVic2021 breed Golden Eagle Sablefish chromosome 2, Afim_UVic_2022, whole genome shotgun sequence DNA window includes the following coding sequences:
- the selenos gene encoding selenoprotein S: MDDVEITDVDDDDNPYRVEKTRLRNQDLGSLSLTVGELLSQYGWYLLVVTVLVYLLIQYLSRRRSSQSSSSSAQQTPQDVALVAKRQEAMEAARIKMQEELNAKADIFREKQRQQEEEKRRQKIEIWDSMQQGRSYKGTPKPSQTTEEASSSTTVLKPKSDKKPLRSADYNPLTGQGGSSCTWRPGRRGPSSGG, encoded by the exons ATGGACGACGTGGAGATCACTGACGTCGATGACGACGACAACCCTTACCGGGTGGAGAAGACGCGCCTCAGGAACCAGGACCTGGGTTCCCTGAGCCTGACGG TGGGAGAGCTCCTGTCCCAGTATGGATGGTACCTCCTGGTGGTGACTGTTCTGGTCTACCTGCTCATCCAGTACCTGAGCAGGAGGAGATCCAGCCAGAGCTCCAGCAGCTCAGCCCAACAAACACCGCAAG ATGTCGCGTTAGTGGCAAAAAGACAAGAAGCCATGGAAGCAGCTCGCATAAAGATGCAAGAGGAGCTCAATGCCAAAGCTGACATcttcagagagaaacaaagacag caagaagaagagaagaggaggcagaaaaTAGAGATATGGGACAGTATGCAACAGGGAAGAAGTTACAAAGGAACCCCAAAACCTTCTCAg ACCACTGAAGAGGCCAGCTCATCAACAACAGTGTTGAAACCAAAGTCGGACAAGAAGCCACTTCGCAGTGCAG ACTACAACCCCCTGACTGGACAGGGAGGGAGCTCCTGCACCTGGAGACCTGGCAGGAGAGGGCCGTCATCTGGTGGATGA
- the snrpa1 gene encoding U2 small nuclear ribonucleoprotein A' produces the protein MVKLSAELIEQAAQYTNPVRDRELDLRGYKIPVLENLGATLDQFDTIDFSDNEVRKLDTIDFSDNEVFPFLLKRLKTLLMNNNRICRIGENLEHSLQGLTELVLTNNNIQELGDLDPLATVKTLTLLSLLRNPVTNKKHYRLYVISKIPQIRVLDFQKVKLKERQEAEKMFKGKRGAQLAKDIARRTKTFTPGVAAQLEKKRTGPSQADVEAIKNAIANASSLAEVERLKGMLQAGQIPGRDLRQGPAGMEEEEEEEEEEEEEGEEGDAAHMEGGSGEEINEGDQEEDEDMEQEPHVNGS, from the exons ATGGTGAAGTTATCCGCGGAGCTGATAGAGCAAGCTGCTCAGTACACCAACCcggtgagagacagagagctggaCCTGCGAG gttataaaATTCCAGTGCTTGAAAACCTAGGAGCTACTTTGGACCAGTTTGACACTATTGACTTCTCTGATAATGAGGTCCGAAAACTGGACACTATTGACTTCTCTGATAATGAGGTCTTTCCTTTTCTGCTCAAAAGGCTGAAAACATTGCTAATGAACAACAACAGGATTTG TCGCATAGGTGAGAATCTGGAGCACTCCCTGCAGGGTCTGACGGAGCTGGTTctcacaaacaacaacattcagGAGCTG GGTGACTTGGACCCGCTGGCCACAGTGAAGACATTGACCCTTCTCAG CTTGTTAAGGAATCCAGTGACAAACAAGAAGCATTACCGGCTCTATGTCATCAGCAAAATCCCCCAGATCCGTGTGCTTGACTTCCAGAAGGTAAAGCTCAAG GAACGGCAGGAGGCAGAGAAAATGTTCAAGGGCAAACGAGGTGCTCAACTTGCAAAGGATATTGCCAGGCGAACAAAAAC attcacTCCTGGAGTAGCAGCCCAGCTTGAGAAGAAGAGGACGGGCCCGTCTCAAGCAGATGTGGAAGCTATCAAG AACGCCATCGCTAACGCTTCATCGTTGGCAGAGGTGGAGAGGTTGAAAGGGATGCTGCAGGCTGGTCAGATCCCAGGACGAGATCTGAGACAAG GTCCAGCTgggatggaagaggaggaggaggaggaggaggaggaggaggaagaaggggaggagggtgaCGCTGCGCATATGGAGGGAGGTTCTGGAGAGGAAATTAATGAGGGTGAtcaagaggaggatgaagacatGGAACAGGAGCCACATGTTAATGGCTCCtga